A region from the Nocardia terpenica genome encodes:
- a CDS encoding 2-aminoethylphosphonate ABC transporter substrate-binding protein, translating to MSIPRLARTALILASATAVALSAAACGGTGTSGGGQTVTVYSADGMGDWYKTEFAKFKEQTGIAVNVVEAGSGEVVNRVDKEQSNPQADLVVTLPPFIQKAAASGLLQASGIDTGMVADTDRDPNGKYVALADNYLSFIANPSVDTGRITWDDLLKPEYAGKIQYSTPGQAGDGTAVLILLQQLLGKPAALDYLGKLQANNVGPSSSTGKLQAKVDKGELLVANGDVQMNLAEIKDKGSKFTLFFPATADGKRSTVALPYMMGLAKGAPHRDSAAKLMSFLLTADVQRTLGPDAMAVPVRKDLKDAPAATGGLSPAAYLKDVTVVNPDWNAVLADLDGDVAAYQKVTGS from the coding sequence ATTTCGATACCCCGCCTGGCACGCACCGCGCTGATTCTGGCGTCCGCCACCGCCGTGGCGTTGTCCGCCGCGGCCTGCGGCGGCACCGGCACGTCCGGCGGCGGGCAGACCGTCACCGTGTACTCGGCCGACGGCATGGGCGACTGGTACAAGACCGAGTTCGCGAAGTTCAAGGAGCAGACCGGGATTGCGGTGAACGTGGTCGAGGCGGGCTCCGGCGAGGTGGTGAACCGGGTGGACAAGGAGCAGTCCAACCCGCAGGCCGACCTCGTGGTGACCCTGCCCCCGTTCATCCAGAAGGCGGCCGCGTCGGGTCTGCTGCAGGCCAGCGGCATCGACACCGGCATGGTGGCCGACACCGACCGCGACCCGAACGGTAAGTACGTCGCGCTGGCCGACAACTACCTGTCCTTCATCGCGAATCCGTCGGTGGACACCGGCCGGATCACCTGGGACGACCTGTTGAAGCCGGAGTACGCGGGCAAGATCCAGTATTCGACGCCCGGCCAGGCCGGGGACGGCACCGCGGTGCTGATCCTGCTGCAGCAGTTGCTCGGCAAGCCCGCCGCGCTGGACTATCTGGGCAAGCTGCAGGCCAACAATGTCGGCCCGTCCTCGTCCACCGGCAAGCTGCAGGCCAAGGTCGACAAGGGCGAGCTGCTGGTCGCCAATGGCGACGTGCAGATGAACCTGGCCGAGATCAAGGACAAGGGCTCGAAGTTCACCCTGTTCTTCCCCGCCACCGCCGACGGCAAGCGCAGCACCGTCGCGCTGCCGTACATGATGGGCCTGGCCAAGGGTGCGCCGCACCGGGATTCGGCCGCCAAGCTGATGAGCTTCCTGCTCACCGCCGACGTGCAGCGGACGCTGGGTCCCGACGCCATGGCGGTCCCGGTCCGCAAGGACCTGAAGGACGCGCCCGCCGCGACCGGCGGCCTGTCCCCCGCCGCGTATCTGAAGGACGTGACGGTCGTGAACCCGGACTGGAACGCCGTGCTGGCCGACCTGGACGGCGATGTCGCCGCCTATCAGAAGGTGACCGGAAGCTGA
- a CDS encoding ABC transporter ATP-binding protein translates to MFASTTSGAPAVARTADDEPAIVFDRIGVTYGRGRRTTVALADFTLRVAAGETVALLGPSGSGKSTALEALAGFVRPTSGAVRLAGRDVTDLPPAKRGIGVVVQSYALFPHMRVADNVAFGLKAQRVPRGEIGARVTEALEMVGMGGYAKRLPRELSGGQQQRVAIARALAIRPKVLLLDEPLAALDAQLRQSMLTELQQLRKALPDTAMLYVTHDQDEALALADRIAVMRDARLVDIDTAANLWQRPPSSFTAAFLGGANLLPGTVERVSGRAALVTVGERTLRAEAPEPGVGQLDWAPNAHALLCVRPHTVRVGAITDHDAMLATVVSTVWRGASTRLHLDVNGLPVELVADVPGHVEAAVGSAVGVRLPDPAGVLIPAAVGTPDTAAPA, encoded by the coding sequence ATGTTCGCATCGACGACCTCCGGCGCCCCGGCCGTTGCCCGCACCGCCGACGACGAGCCCGCGATAGTTTTCGACCGGATCGGCGTGACCTACGGCCGGGGCCGCCGGACCACTGTCGCGCTGGCCGATTTCACGCTGCGGGTCGCCGCCGGGGAAACCGTTGCGCTGCTGGGGCCCAGCGGTTCCGGCAAGTCGACCGCGCTCGAGGCGCTGGCCGGATTCGTCCGCCCCACCTCGGGCGCGGTCCGGCTGGCCGGGCGCGACGTCACCGACCTGCCGCCCGCCAAGCGCGGAATCGGCGTGGTCGTGCAGTCCTACGCGCTGTTCCCGCATATGCGGGTGGCCGACAATGTGGCGTTCGGGCTCAAGGCGCAGCGCGTGCCGCGCGGTGAGATCGGCGCCCGGGTCACCGAGGCGCTGGAGATGGTCGGCATGGGCGGATACGCGAAGCGGCTGCCGCGCGAGCTGTCCGGCGGGCAGCAGCAGCGGGTGGCGATCGCCCGTGCCCTGGCCATCCGGCCGAAGGTGCTGCTGCTGGACGAGCCGCTGGCGGCGCTGGACGCCCAGCTGCGCCAATCCATGCTCACCGAGTTGCAGCAGCTGCGAAAGGCGTTGCCGGACACCGCGATGCTGTATGTCACCCACGACCAGGACGAGGCGCTGGCGCTGGCCGACCGGATCGCGGTCATGCGCGATGCCCGCCTGGTCGACATCGACACCGCCGCCAACCTGTGGCAGCGCCCGCCGAGCTCGTTCACCGCCGCCTTCCTGGGCGGCGCGAACCTGCTGCCCGGCACGGTCGAACGCGTCTCCGGCCGCGCCGCGCTGGTCACCGTCGGCGAACGCACACTGCGCGCCGAGGCCCCCGAACCCGGTGTGGGACAGCTGGATTGGGCCCCGAACGCGCACGCCCTGCTGTGCGTGCGCCCGCACACGGTCCGCGTGGGCGCGATCACCGACCACGACGCCATGCTCGCCACCGTGGTCTCGACCGTATGGCGCGGCGCATCGACCCGCCTGCACCTCGACGTGAACGGGCTGCCGGTGGAACTGGTCGCCGATGTGCCCGGCCACGTGGAGGCCGCGGTCGGCTCGGCCGTCGGTGTGCGCCTGCCGGATCCGGCGGGCGTGCTCATCCCGGCCGCGGTCGGCACGCCCGATACGGCGGCTCCGGCATGA
- a CDS encoding ABC transporter permease — protein sequence MLVWTRRGRAAVITVFALLVLVVFAAPIATVVAAALAGRWTGPLPTGLGLTNFRHALSGEQAASLSVSLQTALLAGAISLVLGTWAALAAREAPGWWRRVTDAVFHLPVAVPSVAIGLGMLIAFNQRPILLGGAKWIVIVAHSVLVLAYAFSAVSAALDRLDPAYRQAAESLGASPARVLARITLPLLLPALGAAAGLAIALSMGELGATVMVYPATWKTLPVTIFAATDRGDVFGAAADTTVLVTLTLITLLVLGRLRGRAALR from the coding sequence ATGCTGGTGTGGACGCGGCGCGGCCGGGCCGCGGTGATCACGGTGTTCGCGCTGCTGGTGCTGGTGGTGTTCGCCGCGCCGATCGCGACGGTGGTCGCCGCCGCGCTGGCCGGGCGCTGGACCGGCCCGCTGCCGACGGGGTTGGGGCTGACCAACTTTCGGCACGCGCTCTCGGGCGAGCAGGCCGCCAGCCTCTCGGTGAGCCTGCAGACCGCGCTGCTGGCCGGGGCGATCTCACTGGTGCTGGGCACCTGGGCGGCGCTGGCGGCGCGGGAGGCGCCGGGCTGGTGGCGGCGCGTCACCGATGCGGTGTTCCACCTGCCGGTGGCGGTGCCGTCGGTGGCGATCGGTCTCGGCATGCTGATCGCCTTCAATCAGCGGCCGATCCTGCTGGGCGGCGCGAAATGGATTGTGATCGTGGCGCATTCGGTGCTGGTGCTGGCGTACGCGTTCAGCGCGGTGTCGGCGGCGCTGGATCGGCTGGACCCCGCCTACCGGCAGGCCGCCGAATCGCTGGGCGCGAGCCCGGCGCGGGTGCTGGCGCGGATCACGCTGCCGCTGCTGCTGCCCGCGCTGGGCGCGGCGGCGGGGCTGGCGATCGCGCTGTCGATGGGTGAGCTCGGTGCCACCGTCATGGTGTATCCGGCGACCTGGAAGACGCTGCCGGTGACCATCTTCGCCGCCACCGACCGCGGGGATGTGTTCGGCGCGGCGGCCGACACCACGGTGCTGGTCACGCTGACCCTGATCACACTGCTGGTGCTCGGCCGACTACGGGGACGCGCCGCCCTGCGCTAG
- a CDS encoding cobyric acid synthase: MKGALLVAGTTSDAGKSVVVAGVCRMLARRGVRVAPFKAQNMSNNSVVTLDGGEIGRAQALQARACGLEPSVRFNPVLLKPGSDRRSQLVVRGRAVDTVGAGDYFRHRRRLRRVVADELAALRAEFDVVVCEGAGSPAEINLRATDLANMGLARAADLPVLLVGDIDRGGVLAHLFGTVAILEPEDQQLISGFVVNKFRGDVDLLRPGLDRLAELTGRPTLGVLPYAEDLWIDAEDSLGTVADAPVGRPRPPRGTDWLTVAAIRLPRISNSTDVEALACEPGVAVRWVTEPSRLAGADLVVLPGSKATVSDLEWLRRTGIADALRARAATGGPILGICGGYQMLGRRIADDVESGAGEVDGLGLLDLDIEFADPKILRRTTGRRTGAIPVSGYEIHHGRVRRSGDPAWLRLPDGRPEGSVREAIWGTHLHGLMESDAFRRAWLTEVASRAGRRDFIVAEDVSVAAIRDAQLDLLADLVEKNLDLDYLERLIVEGAPQGLPTLTVGI; the protein is encoded by the coding sequence GTGAAGGGTGCGCTGCTGGTTGCCGGTACGACCTCGGATGCCGGGAAAAGTGTTGTGGTGGCGGGGGTTTGCCGGATGCTGGCGCGGCGGGGGGTGCGGGTGGCGCCGTTCAAGGCGCAGAACATGTCGAACAATTCGGTGGTGACGCTCGACGGTGGGGAGATCGGGCGGGCGCAGGCGTTGCAGGCGCGGGCGTGTGGGCTGGAGCCGAGCGTGCGGTTCAATCCGGTGCTGCTCAAACCGGGCAGCGATCGGCGGTCGCAGCTGGTGGTGCGGGGGCGGGCGGTCGACACCGTGGGCGCGGGGGACTACTTCCGGCATCGGCGGCGGCTGCGGCGGGTGGTGGCCGACGAATTGGCCGCGCTGCGTGCCGAATTCGATGTTGTGGTCTGCGAGGGCGCGGGCTCGCCCGCCGAGATCAACCTGCGCGCAACCGATCTGGCGAACATGGGCCTGGCTCGGGCGGCGGATCTGCCGGTGCTGCTGGTGGGCGACATCGACCGCGGCGGCGTGCTCGCGCACCTGTTCGGCACCGTCGCCATCCTGGAACCCGAAGACCAGCAGCTGATCTCGGGCTTCGTCGTGAACAAGTTCCGCGGCGACGTCGACCTGCTGCGCCCCGGCCTGGACCGGCTCGCCGAGCTCACCGGCCGCCCCACCCTGGGCGTGCTCCCGTACGCCGAGGACCTCTGGATCGACGCCGAGGACTCGCTCGGCACCGTCGCCGACGCGCCCGTCGGCCGCCCCCGGCCCCCGCGCGGGACCGACTGGCTCACCGTCGCCGCGATCCGCCTGCCGCGCATCTCCAACTCCACCGACGTCGAGGCCCTCGCCTGCGAACCCGGCGTCGCCGTGCGCTGGGTGACCGAGCCCTCCCGGCTGGCCGGGGCCGACCTGGTCGTGCTGCCCGGCAGCAAGGCGACGGTGAGCGACCTGGAATGGTTGCGCCGCACCGGAATTGCCGATGCCCTGCGCGCTCGCGCCGCGACGGGCGGGCCCATTCTCGGTATCTGCGGCGGCTATCAGATGCTGGGCCGCCGCATCGCCGACGACGTCGAATCGGGCGCGGGGGAGGTCGACGGCCTCGGCCTGCTGGACCTGGATATCGAATTCGCCGACCCGAAGATCCTGCGGCGCACCACCGGCCGCCGGACGGGTGCAATCCCGGTGAGCGGCTACGAGATCCACCACGGCCGCGTTCGGCGCAGCGGCGATCCGGCCTGGCTCCGACTCCCCGACGGCCGCCCCGAAGGCAGTGTCCGCGAGGCGATCTGGGGCACCCACCTGCACGGCCTCATGGAATCCGATGCCTTCCGCCGCGCCTGGCTGACCGAGGTCGCCTCGCGCGCCGGACGCCGGGATTTCATTGTCGCCGAGGATGTTTCGGTGGCCGCCATCCGGGATGCGCAGCTGGATCTGCTGGCCGATCTGGTCGAGAAGAACCTCGATCTCGACTATCTGGAACGTTTGATCGTCGAGGGGGCTCCGCAGGGTTTGCCTACTCTCACCGTCGGTATCTGA
- a CDS encoding phosphonatase-like hydrolase — MSDIRIQLAVLDMAGTTVADGGLVLRAFDAAATAAGIPADGPERDAARAYVVETMGQSKITVFRALLGDEDRARLANRAFEAAYDELAAAATAIPGAAEAISRLRAAEIAVALTTGFSRGTQDRLLNALGWNDIADLTLSPAEAGRGRPYPDLVLTAALRLGVDAVDRVAVLGDTTSDIASGLAAGAGIVAGTLTGAHSEEQLRAAGATHVVPSVVEFADLLLSSSRNPSSLQPS, encoded by the coding sequence TTGTCCGACATACGCATCCAGCTCGCCGTGCTGGACATGGCCGGGACCACGGTGGCCGACGGCGGGCTGGTGCTGCGCGCCTTCGACGCGGCGGCGACCGCGGCGGGCATCCCGGCCGACGGGCCCGAGCGCGACGCCGCCCGGGCCTATGTGGTGGAGACCATGGGCCAGTCCAAGATCACCGTTTTCCGCGCCCTGCTCGGCGACGAGGACCGCGCCCGGCTCGCCAATCGCGCCTTCGAAGCCGCCTACGACGAGCTCGCGGCCGCGGCCACCGCGATTCCCGGTGCGGCCGAGGCGATCTCGCGGCTGCGCGCGGCCGAGATCGCGGTGGCGCTCACTACTGGATTCAGCCGCGGCACCCAGGACCGGCTGCTGAATGCGCTGGGCTGGAACGATATCGCCGACCTCACCCTCTCCCCCGCCGAGGCCGGGCGCGGGCGCCCGTATCCGGACCTGGTGCTCACCGCCGCGCTGCGCCTGGGCGTCGACGCGGTCGATCGCGTTGCGGTACTGGGCGATACGACCAGCGATATCGCCAGCGGCCTGGCCGCGGGGGCGGGCATCGTCGCGGGCACGCTGACGGGGGCACATTCCGAAGAGCAGTTGCGGGCGGCCGGGGCGACCCACGTGGTGCCGTCGGTCGTCGAGTTCGCCGACCTTCTCCTCTCGTCATCCCGGAATCCGTCATCACTACAACCCTCCTGA
- a CDS encoding LLM class flavin-dependent oxidoreductase, with protein sequence MELGLTTFAERHAVGDRPAPGAGVRLREVVEEAVAAERAGLDVYGIGEHHRADFAASAPAMVLATIAGRTERIRLTSAVSVLSSDDPVRLYQQFATLDLLSDGRAELMAGRGSFIESFPLFGYDLADYDELFAEKLALLLRLREDEPVTWSGRFRAPLTDAVVYPRTERPLPVWIAVGGSPESVARAGLLGLPLAIAIIGGEPARFRPLVDLYHRALEQGGHEPQPIAVHAHGYVADTDEQAVADFYEPYAAAMTGLGRERGWNPMTRTQFDALRSPAGSLFLGTPDHVAEKIADLRDTLGLTRFMLHPSVGTLPHEKVLHTIELLGEKVAPQVH encoded by the coding sequence ATGGAACTGGGCCTGACAACCTTCGCGGAGCGGCACGCCGTCGGCGATCGCCCCGCGCCCGGCGCGGGAGTGCGCCTGCGCGAGGTGGTCGAGGAGGCGGTGGCCGCCGAGCGAGCCGGTCTGGACGTCTACGGCATCGGCGAGCATCATCGCGCCGATTTCGCCGCCTCGGCCCCGGCCATGGTGCTGGCCACCATCGCGGGACGCACCGAGCGCATCCGGCTGACCAGCGCGGTGAGCGTGCTGAGCTCCGACGATCCGGTCCGGCTGTATCAGCAGTTCGCGACGCTGGACCTGCTGTCGGACGGCCGCGCCGAGCTGATGGCCGGGCGCGGCTCGTTCATCGAGTCGTTCCCGCTGTTCGGCTACGACCTCGCCGATTACGACGAGCTGTTCGCCGAGAAGCTGGCGCTACTGCTGCGCCTGCGCGAGGACGAGCCGGTGACCTGGTCGGGCCGCTTCCGCGCGCCACTGACCGATGCCGTGGTGTATCCGCGCACCGAGCGCCCGCTCCCGGTGTGGATCGCGGTGGGCGGCAGCCCCGAATCCGTCGCCCGCGCGGGCCTGCTGGGCCTGCCGCTGGCGATCGCCATCATCGGCGGCGAACCGGCCCGCTTCCGCCCGCTGGTCGACCTGTACCACCGCGCGCTCGAGCAGGGCGGCCACGAGCCGCAGCCCATCGCGGTGCACGCGCACGGCTACGTCGCCGACACCGACGAGCAGGCGGTCGCCGACTTCTACGAGCCCTACGCCGCCGCCATGACCGGCCTGGGCCGCGAACGCGGCTGGAACCCGATGACCCGCACCCAGTTCGACGCCCTCCGCTCCCCCGCAGGCTCCCTCTTCCTGGGCACCCCCGACCACGTCGCCGAAAAAATCGCCGACCTCCGCGACACCCTCGGCCTCACCCGCTTCATGCTCCACCCGAGCGTCGGCACCCTGCCCCACGAGAAGGTCCTGCACACCATCGAATTGCTGGGCGAGAAGGTGGCACCCCAGGTCCACTGA
- a CDS encoding DUF4254 domain-containing protein, producing MLRSAHALAELHARRAELHDPLLLTEIDCRRGELVDDINEWVEQELPQHRNGASLHTESLGAVVDRMARSWVDANQAIDSDGPRSDKTHKHWYHLAELVDGYTDLVIDVAGGRRRLPEQ from the coding sequence CTGCTGCGCTCGGCCCATGCCCTGGCCGAGTTGCACGCCCGCCGGGCGGAACTGCACGACCCCCTCCTGCTCACCGAGATCGATTGCCGTCGAGGCGAACTCGTCGACGATATCAACGAATGGGTGGAACAGGAGCTGCCGCAGCATCGCAACGGCGCGTCGCTGCACACCGAGAGCCTCGGTGCCGTCGTCGACCGCATGGCCCGCAGCTGGGTCGATGCCAATCAGGCCATCGACAGCGACGGACCGCGCAGCGACAAGACCCATAAACACTGGTATCACCTGGCCGAACTCGTCGACGGCTACACTGATCTCGTAATCGACGTGGCCGGTGGCCGCCGTCGTTTGCCGGAGCAGTGA
- a CDS encoding GntR family transcriptional regulator: protein MDATRLPKAYRVRTEIEAILHELAEGDPVPSERELAARFAVARETVRHALRELLVEGRIRRQGRGTVVSRPKLVQPLSLRSYTEGAISLGRKPGRLVVGWTDVPADADTAAALDIPEDTTVMHLERILLADGEKIGLESTFLPLDRFGHLRATYDPTTSLYAALRTAGVVFGSALERIETVLASPREAALLECTTALPMILLNRRTVDTDDTPLERVRSLYRGDRMAFETRLRE from the coding sequence ATGGACGCAACGCGGCTGCCCAAGGCGTATCGGGTGCGCACCGAGATCGAGGCGATACTGCACGAACTCGCCGAGGGGGACCCGGTGCCGTCGGAGCGCGAGCTGGCGGCCCGCTTCGCGGTCGCGCGCGAGACCGTGCGGCACGCGTTGCGAGAACTCTTGGTGGAGGGCCGGATTCGCCGCCAGGGCCGGGGCACGGTGGTGTCGCGCCCGAAGCTGGTGCAGCCGCTGTCGCTGCGCTCCTACACCGAGGGCGCGATCAGCCTGGGCCGCAAGCCCGGCCGCCTGGTGGTCGGCTGGACCGACGTCCCCGCCGACGCCGATACCGCCGCGGCACTGGACATCCCGGAGGATACGACGGTCATGCACCTGGAACGCATCCTGCTGGCCGACGGCGAAAAGATCGGCCTGGAAAGCACTTTCCTGCCCCTCGACCGCTTCGGCCACCTCCGCGCCACCTACGACCCCACCACCTCCCTCTACGCCGCCCTCCGCACCGCGGGCGTCGTCTTCGGCTCGGCCCTGGAGCGCATAGAAACAGTCCTGGCCTCCCCCCGCGAGGCGGCCTTGCTCGAATGCACCACCGCCCTCCCGATGATCCTGCTGAACCGCCGCACGGTGGACACCGACGACACCCCACTGGAACGAGTCCGCTCCCTCTACCGAGGCGACCGCATGGCCTTCGAAACCCGCCTCCGGGAATAG
- a CDS encoding TIGR03364 family FAD-dependent oxidoreductase, translated as MRLVIIGGGILGTAHALAAVDRGHEVVQLERETEARGATVRNFGLVWVSGRSADELAITLRSRQLWEEIGGRIPGVGFRPAGSITLVRTEAELAVAEAAASGPTAAERGFELLDPERVRAVNPALRGKFLAGLHCSTDGAVESRQAMPALRAYLESTGRYGFYAGTEARTVTGSTVLDDRGRRWEADLVLVCPGAAHTGLTRELVGDIPVRRVRLQMMQTAPLGEPLTTAIADGDSFRYYPGFAGPALDTLNREESQAFTAARHRMQLLCVQRLHGGLTIGDTHEYDEPFAFDVDEAPYDHLTAVTEELLGRALPPVVRRWAGVYSQSIDPAAIVTRVRAADNVWVITGPGGRGMTLGPALGAETADLLNL; from the coding sequence ATGCGATTGGTCATAATCGGCGGCGGCATCCTCGGCACCGCGCACGCCCTGGCCGCGGTCGACCGCGGTCACGAGGTCGTGCAGCTGGAGCGCGAGACGGAGGCCCGTGGCGCCACGGTCCGCAATTTCGGCCTGGTCTGGGTATCCGGCCGCAGCGCCGACGAATTGGCGATCACGCTGCGGTCGCGGCAGCTGTGGGAGGAGATCGGCGGCCGGATTCCGGGCGTCGGCTTCCGCCCGGCCGGGTCGATCACGCTGGTGCGGACGGAGGCGGAGCTGGCGGTCGCGGAGGCCGCCGCGAGCGGACCCACCGCCGCCGAACGCGGCTTCGAACTGCTCGACCCCGAGCGGGTGCGCGCGGTGAACCCGGCGCTGCGCGGGAAATTCCTTGCCGGACTGCACTGTTCGACCGACGGCGCGGTGGAGTCGCGGCAGGCCATGCCCGCGCTGCGCGCCTACCTGGAATCGACCGGCCGCTACGGCTTCTACGCCGGGACCGAGGCGCGCACCGTCACCGGCAGTACCGTGCTCGACGACCGCGGCCGCCGCTGGGAGGCCGATCTGGTGCTGGTGTGCCCGGGCGCCGCGCACACCGGCCTGACCCGGGAACTGGTGGGCGACATCCCCGTTCGCCGCGTCCGGCTGCAGATGATGCAGACCGCGCCGCTGGGCGAGCCGCTCACCACCGCGATCGCCGACGGCGACAGCTTCCGCTACTACCCCGGTTTCGCCGGTCCCGCCCTGGACACGCTGAATCGCGAAGAGTCCCAGGCATTCACGGCCGCGCGGCACAGGATGCAGCTGCTGTGCGTGCAGCGCCTGCACGGCGGCCTGACCATCGGCGACACCCACGAATACGACGAGCCGTTCGCCTTCGACGTGGACGAGGCGCCCTACGACCATCTCACCGCCGTCACCGAGGAACTGCTGGGCCGCGCGCTGCCGCCGGTGGTGCGCCGCTGGGCGGGCGTCTACAGCCAGAGCATCGACCCGGCCGCGATCGTCACCCGCGTGCGGGCCGCCGACAACGTGTGGGTGATCACCGGGCCGGGCGGCCGCGGCATGACCCTCGGCCCCGCCCTGGGCGCCGAGACCGCCGACCTGCTCAACCTCTGA
- the map gene encoding type I methionyl aminopeptidase, with translation MSVRTRKPLVPGIQSPIREVPHTIERPEYAWKKTVNEGREPWVQTPETIERMRLAGKLAAQALDEAGKAVAPGVTTDELDRIVHEYLCDHGAYPSTLGYKGFPKSCCTSLNEVICHGIPDSTVIEDGDIVNIDVTAYIDGVHGDTNRTFLAGDVSEEARLLVERTEEATMRAIKAVRPGRALNVIGRVIESYANRFGYGVVRDFTGHGVGPTFHSGLVILHYDQPAIDSVIEPGMTFTIEPMINLGGIDYDIWDDGWTVVTKDRRWTAQFEHTLVVTDEGAEILTLP, from the coding sequence ATGTCAGTCCGCACCCGCAAGCCGCTCGTTCCCGGTATCCAGTCGCCGATTCGGGAGGTGCCGCACACGATCGAGCGGCCCGAGTACGCGTGGAAGAAGACCGTCAACGAGGGCCGCGAGCCGTGGGTGCAGACGCCCGAGACCATCGAGCGGATGCGCCTCGCGGGCAAGCTCGCCGCGCAGGCGCTCGACGAGGCGGGCAAGGCGGTCGCGCCCGGCGTCACCACCGACGAGCTGGACCGCATCGTGCACGAGTACCTGTGCGACCACGGCGCGTACCCGTCGACGCTGGGCTACAAGGGATTTCCCAAGTCCTGCTGCACCTCGCTGAACGAGGTCATCTGCCACGGCATCCCGGACTCGACGGTGATCGAGGACGGCGACATCGTCAATATCGATGTCACCGCCTACATCGACGGCGTGCACGGCGACACCAACCGGACCTTCCTCGCGGGCGACGTGAGCGAGGAGGCGCGCCTGCTGGTCGAGCGGACCGAGGAGGCCACCATGCGGGCCATCAAGGCGGTGCGGCCGGGCCGGGCGCTCAATGTGATCGGGCGCGTCATCGAGTCCTACGCCAACCGCTTCGGCTACGGCGTGGTGCGCGACTTCACCGGCCACGGCGTCGGCCCCACCTTCCACAGCGGCCTGGTCATCCTGCACTACGACCAGCCCGCCATCGACTCGGTCATCGAGCCCGGCATGACCTTCACCATCGAGCCCATGATCAACCTGGGCGGCATCGACTACGACATCTGGGACGACGGCTGGACCGTGGTCACCAAGGACCGCCGGTGGACGGCCCAGTTCGAACACACCCTGGTGGTCACCGACGAGGGCGCGGAAATCCTCACCCTCCCGTGA
- a CDS encoding 2-aminoethylphosphonate ABC transporter permease subunit produces MSTSAILEPSMAQPPPTRPRASTGWRPVLWTLPPLLVVVLIAVYPIVRVLTESTVTPHGRGAGTWSQVLGSRAFRDALWRTVSIALCSTAGCLVLGTFLAVVLAFVPFPGAGVVGRLVDTVLTLPSFLVTLAFTFLYGTAGAVNALITQLTGNRSPALNFLSTPTGVILAEITYFTPFVVRPLLAAFAQLPREQLDVAASLGASPWRVLRQVVLPEAWPALAAGGSLVLLLTLNEFGIVLFTGAKGVITLPALIYTRGIVTFDLPGAAVLASVQVLLSLALYVGYRLIFARFTGIRKEG; encoded by the coding sequence ATGAGCACCTCCGCCATTCTCGAGCCGTCGATGGCGCAGCCGCCACCGACCCGGCCCCGGGCGTCGACCGGCTGGCGGCCGGTGCTGTGGACGCTGCCGCCGCTGCTGGTGGTCGTGCTCATTGCCGTCTACCCCATCGTGCGGGTGCTCACCGAATCGACCGTGACCCCGCACGGCCGGGGCGCCGGGACCTGGTCGCAGGTGCTCGGGTCGCGGGCGTTTCGAGATGCGCTGTGGCGCACCGTGTCCATCGCGCTGTGCTCGACCGCGGGCTGCCTGGTGTTGGGCACGTTCCTGGCCGTGGTGCTGGCGTTCGTGCCGTTTCCGGGTGCGGGGGTGGTGGGGCGGCTGGTGGATACCGTGCTCACGCTGCCGTCGTTTCTGGTCACGCTGGCGTTCACCTTCCTCTACGGCACGGCCGGGGCGGTGAACGCACTGATCACGCAGCTCACCGGAAACCGTTCCCCCGCACTGAATTTCCTCAGCACCCCGACCGGGGTGATCCTTGCCGAGATCACCTACTTCACCCCGTTCGTGGTGCGCCCGCTGCTGGCCGCGTTCGCCCAGCTGCCGCGCGAACAGCTGGATGTGGCCGCGAGCCTGGGGGCGTCGCCGTGGCGGGTGCTGCGGCAGGTGGTGCTGCCGGAGGCGTGGCCCGCGCTGGCCGCGGGCGGCAGCCTGGTATTGCTGTTGACGCTCAACGAGTTCGGCATCGTGCTGTTCACCGGCGCGAAGGGCGTGATCACGCTGCCCGCGCTGATCTACACGCGCGGCATCGTCACCTTCGACCTGCCGGGCGCCGCGGTGCTGGCCTCGGTGCAGGTGCTGCTGTCGCTGGCGCTGTATGTCGGCTATCGGCTGATCTTCGCCCGGTTCACCGGGATTCGGAAGGAGGGCTGA